The Tachysurus fulvidraco isolate hzauxx_2018 chromosome 19, HZAU_PFXX_2.0, whole genome shotgun sequence genomic sequence gTGTTTTAATTGGAgttaaaatgactttgtgttgGTGTTGCCCCATGTACTCCTAAACCAACTGCAGTTCTGTTCTTCAGCTCTCAGATGAGTCCAATCTCCACTCTGACACTGTTCTCCAGTGTAAACACAAACTGGAACACATTTCATCTTATTATATCCTCTGATTACAGTGTAGGAGTTTCAGGGGTAAAGACACAGTGTGGTGTCTGTTTCAGAGAAGataaagtctttattaaacTAGTCTGTTACACgactaaacaccacacagaaatGTTACTGAGCAACGTCACTCAATGAAGCTTCTTAAAGCAGCAGCTCCTAGTGAGTGACAACTGGGGTTTATTAATAACTCTAACATTATAACAGAGTTTATGTAGGTGGGCCAGGACTCCACATGGGTGGGACCAGGACCCTGGAGCTTCacctgttatattatattattttcaattattgatattatttttttattgagttGCAAAAGTTTTGCtggctttaaaaataattaatctttttaatttttagattttttctcTTATatactcttttatttatttatttatttaattcctaaGTGATTCTGTAGAAAACTCATTAACACTTAATGACTAATGTATTTGTTCTgaatgttgtagtgttacagaacatttcaggtgaaaaacaacactgtatataattgcTGCTTTTAGTGAGTTATTGTGAGTCacagagagatgatcttactTCAGTGTCTCcactttacagtgaggattctccagtacagcagagagaatctTCACTTCTGAGTCTCCGAGTTTATTCCTAGACAGATTCAGTGTTTTCACAGTCAGATGAAGTTCTCTCAGTTTGGAGGTTTCTGATCTGAGCGCTGAGACCAGAGATGACCAACTTTTTACTCCAAGTGAATCACAGCTGAtactaaaggaaataaaataaaacataatgaactcacacaaatgatcaaacacgtcctcaaagctttcactgaaccttctcatttttataaatactgaAAGTACAAACACCAGTTAGACAATATGGTTAAAGTGACACTGCAGTCCACATCTACATCTAAAATGGGTAAAGTTAGTGTTTAACTACAGCTAACTAACTAGTATCTACAGTAATCTATtaataaacatggtattagcttccactgttacactgatgacacacagctgtatgtttcagctcagtcagatgtgagacaccagtttaataagactgaagattgtgtgaaggacattagacagtggacacttactaacttcctcctgtttaactctgacacacagaagttcttgtaccaggaccacagacagtcagaagtaagctttctgattacagagtaactctggatggtctttctattacatcatgtgcagcagtaaaagacctcggtgtgattattgataccggtctctcagctgaagctcacataaataatgtactataatactgtagagaattCTGTTTAGGAATCAGACTGACATTAGCTAAAATCTTATCATGTAGTGTTATAGATTAGCATTAAAGGGAGCACTTTGCAGCTAAATGAACACTTTCTAATCAGACATGAACGTTATCACACAGGTTCATGCTAAACTTAGTGACAATAATCTATTAGAATCCTTTCAGTCTGGGTTCTGTACTAAACACAGTATGGAAGCTGCTTTAGTGAAGGTCACTAATGATCTCCTGATGGCTGCTGATGCTGAACTCTTAACTATTCTTGTCCTGTTAGATTTGAGTGCAGCCTTTAATACGGTttcacacattaaaataatgtGGTTTATAAAAGttggtatatattttatatgtccaCAAAACGTGACTCTGCTCTTCCACACTCCTGTCTCAACAATTGaggattaaatgaaataatccCTTGGTTTCCTCCAACTTTCTCAAAGGTTCTCCTTATAGGTTCAAAATCTACCCTGTCCAAGTCCAACAGTCTCTCACTTCATATTGATGCTTGCTCCTGCCTCTAGAGtcttccttctctgtctctagttatgtcgctttgtagaagccaacattctgttttcctatttaagcttagacaaaaatttatcagggctttcgagccacatgcaccaaattcgtatatgtcgtagaccctggtctgaagtttgttgctattacttttctaagcgatccaagtaccggtacttccggtaccgggtctcaaaatggcgttttttccccatagactcccattataaagtatggaggtttataactcggcgtgatactctgaacaaagttttaaattggtttaccgactggccttccggttgtgccgcagccccgcccccaaaatatgcaaaatccaaaaactttttacaacatggacatgtgacataacaCTCAGAACAATCAGGGGAACTGCCTCgtgggtattctgatgatgtcacatactcgtctccacttgcctccaaatgttttggcaccctagcgctccactagatttcatctagttttatgtccacttgcctccaaaaagcaccagcctttgtgaatacttacctcgtcaaagccaacaagTTTGTTGCGACCAAGTTTActaatctaattattattattattattattattattattattattattaaacttctCTGCAAAGTCAGCTTTCTATGAAAGACCATTTCCACCTcacaaataaaacttaataatgaataaaatcattttgGGGATTAGAATTTGTCATTACTGCAGTAAACATGTTCTTTATGTCTGGTACACAGGTGTGTTTAATATACATCAAACATCCAACATAAAACCTGCATTAACTTCATCATTATTAAGATATTAAGATAAATCATAACTACAAAACATCAAACTCCCTCAGATGTAATCACCTGCTTCTACATGTTTAATAGCTGCCCTTcagtatcattcatttattaatgcagtttttattccctaatttatctatttacatgAACTCCACTCTGTATCACCTTCAGGCCAGAACATCCCAAAGTCCATAttagagtgtgttcagtttctctctaacactgtaacagtagaacagttatattcacatttacttaCATTGCTTTACTGGATGCTTCAATCACAGGCATCATCTTCAGAACAACATCTTCTGTTATCTTATCTGTACTGAAATATTTACTCAGGTCAaactcatccagctcctgtgctgatgtcagtaacacaaacaccagagcagaAAGCTGTGAAGAAGAAAGTTTACTTTGTTTTCCAGATTTCAGGTAGTGTTGGATTTTCTCCACTAGAGAATTATCacccagttcattcagacagtggaacagattgatggatttctctgtagGAAGATTTTTACTTATCTTCTTCTTAATGTACTGAACTGTTTCCTTTATGCTCTGGGAGCTACTTCCTGCCTTTTTTACTAAAACATGTAAGAGTTTCTGATTGGACttcagtgagagacccagaagaaaGCGAAGGAAAAGATCCAGATGTCCAGTCTTACTTTTTAAAGCCTGAAATACAGCAACTCTGTGTACATTTGAGATTGTATTTTCTTTCATCCAACGTTCAGAGACCTGATTCTGTTTAAGaacatttctcttctccttcatgaaggtcaggtgcacatacagagctgcgagatgctcctgaatgctcagatgaacaaagcagtacactttactgtggtgaagcccaaactcctctctgaagatctgagtacacacacctgagtacactgctgcttctctcacatcaataccacactctctcaggtcttcatcatagaagatcaggttcccTTTCTTCAGCTGCTGAAAAGCCAGTTGTCCCAGTTTAAGGAGcatttcttcatcactctcctgcttctttgagtatttttctctgatgatgtttgtctgaatgatgaggaagtgtgtgtacatttgagtcagagtcttggggatctctccactctctgcttcacccaacattctctctagaacagtgactgtaatccagcagaagactgggatgtgacacatgatgtagaggcttcttaatgacttcaggtgtgtgatgatgttattggtcaggctctgatcactgatcctcttcctgaagtactcctccttCTGTGGGTCATTGAACCCTCGTACCTCTGTGACTCGATCCAAACACTCAGAGGGGATTTGATCAGCTGctgcaggtctggaggtgatccagatgagagcagagggaagcagattccctttgatcaggtttatcagcagcacaggcactgatgctgattcagttacatcacacactctcactgtgttctggaaATCTAGAGGAAAACGACACTCGTCCAATCcgtcaaaaatgaacagaaccttttccagactggacatttctgtttcttttgtttccttaaaaaagacatgaaggagctccatcagactcagtttctggtccttcatcaagttcagctctctgaaaggaagtggaaatatgaggtggacgtcctgatttactttcccttcagcccagtccacaatgaacttctgcacagagacggTTTTTCCGATGCCAGCGACTCcctttgtcagcacagttctgatgggtttgtcttgttcagataaaggcttaaagatgtcattgcatttgattggtgtttcctctgttgttgTTCTCCTGGATGCTGCCTCGATCTgcctcacctcatgttcattattgacttctccactgtctccctctgtgatgtagagctctgtgtagatctcattcaggagTGTTTGGGTTCCCAGGTTTATTATCACTccattcaaacactgaaacttcttcatcagatttaatttgaactttttcTGGAATTCATTCCCACCAGCAGATTCTGGGTCGTACCTGTGATATGGAGAAGCAGGAAGACACGGGGTTCATTTATTAGACTTAATCATCTGTTTTCAGTAATCTAATCACTCTGTAGTATAACGACTATTACTTGGACACTTAAGCCATATTTGAATGCCATCATATGAATTTCACTGCATTACAAAACAACAAGTCATTTGAAGAAAGAAACcacaagaaaacattccaatcaaaacatttcccaaaaaaaCAGACTGAGCGATATTTAAACACATAATAGTGGCCTTATTAAGGTCAGAGTTCTAGTGTTGTAGTATTTAGTTTGCCCCCTGTTTATCTCATTAAATTACCCTTTAAGTGTGCctttagcagtgacattaaAAGTTAAGAGACAttacctgtgtagaagtgagGAGTCTACAGCTTTAACCTCCTGATGATGATCCATAGACTCATGactcttcatggagatacagctgtgtgttggtgattctgatctctttccctggagtttactgtacaacattatacacagtcctttaattatttatttacaatctaTATAGTTTTTAACTCACTTGCTAACTGAATGTGGATTTTTACTTACAATAGAAATAATTCCTTTTTTATGCTCAGTGTTGACTGTGGTAGCTTTTTTTACCTGGAGCCTttatttaagttcattttatCTTTACTCACTAAATACTCCGTACCATTGCACAGGAACTAAGAGTCCAAACCCGTTCCAGTAGCATACAACGCTGTGTACAATGGACCTGCAAATTGGATTCTGTACCCTTTCGCTATAGTATCCATCCCCCATTGAGAAACACATGGAAGGTAGCGTAGGCCAGGAGAACCCCAGAGTCAAGGCTTTCCAGAATCCCAGACCTGAAGGTAGGGTTATCTTTCTGTAACTCCTGGTATAGACGACCAATCTTAGGTCCTGTATAGCCTTAAAAAATAAGATCATCCAATTGTGATCAGTTGCTTTGCTCCTTTCTGTTTGAAAACTATTAGCCAGAGAGCTCCGTCACAGAGATATCATGGTGAGAGTAGGTGAAGTAGCCTGCTGGAGTTTTACTGCAGTAAGTAGAAAAGTAGATCTGTAGTTATAAGGTAAGGCATAATGTTCCCCAGTTATTGTatgttattttaatcatttcagtGGAACAAAATAAAGGTCATTTATGGTAATGATATTAATATAACAGGGTTATTTAATAGGAGATTGTGCTTTAAAATGATCACTTAgtcatgattttatttcttatatgtTGTCTCCCACCATGACTCTTAACTTATTTAGATACGAGTGTGACTTACATCAAGCACAGTAAACAAGCCAGTGTTTCAGCACAGAGATGTGTGAGTGCTGTACAGTGGTGGTAGCTGTGCTACACTAAGACTTATAGACAGTGTATATGTAGAGCAGTAGGTACTACAGGCTGTTTCAACATTATCTTTTCAGGGTCCAGAGTCGAAGGAAAGGAGTCTACATACCACATTTTTGGCATTGTTAAAAGAATTTCCAAGTGCCATTCTCTTGGAACTATGTGCTGAGATGTTGTTAAGTTTATAGAGACCAAAGTAAAATACCTGTCCATATACACATCCTAAAATCTCTAGGTTTTTCCAGATTTTGTCAAGAAACTTTAAACCGCTGCTTTATTTTACACCCAAAATTGTGCTCCATTTCTATATATTTCCAGTTGCTCATTGTCTCATGAAACATCCCTGAGAAGTGCTGACTGTTAGCTCATAAACATCCATCATTTTTAAGCTGTGTTGAGGCCACTAGGATATTTCTAATCTTGAATATTATGTAATTATctttattaattgttttaactcattaaataatacttttaaaataaattggcTTAAAcagttcaattaaaaaaattctgtctGAAATTCAGactgttatatatatttgttatattgtgtaattATGACACAAAACTCCCTGTACTTATTTACTAGTGtagattgtgttgttttgtaattCAGTTTAATTGTGCTGTTGGACTATTAATAAATCTGTACcttacctttttattttatatttatattcatttttttatatataattttaggGTTTTGTTGTAATATCTCTAAATATGCAACtgattttaatttgtatgtgtgttcatttaTCTTTTGTGTTGTTGCACTAGTATAATAATTAGACCTTTAAACAGTTAATGGTGAGATTCCTTGAGGTTTTAGTTTTCACTGcatgaatttaataaaatttcatttaattttttttgtatagagaTTAACAATTTACAGAAttgtagaaacagaaaaaaacaagaataaaaaatgaatacatacatttaaagtttaaaattaatttataaatattaatttaaattgtaaatattatatatcaatccgtaatgagcaagccagaggcgacaGCGACAAGTAAAAACTccctgaggaagaaaccttgagaggaaccagactcagaagtgaacctcatcctcatctgggtgacactctacagtaaatagtgtaaatgtaaataatgtcctatacaacagtttataataatgtaacgagagctcctgaggaactataAACTCTggtcatcataaactctgagttcacttcagacccaacactaattcctacATGATTTACTCTCTAACATTATTTTGCTGTGTTCCATCTTCTCTGACCTGGTAACACATATATACTTCTATAACACTTCTGTTATGAATCTCATGTGTTACCTTTATTTTAATACCAGAATTATTCAAACacaccttgtagtttttgagataAACTCATTTAACCTGAGAATGTCATTTTCAAGCATGAGGCTTAGAAATACATCTTGGTCTCATCTATGTTCTTATCAACCAAATCCTCCGTtgaatgtgttttattctttagaaTTTTCATTCCCATGCTACTTAGTTAGAATTCGAAAAGAGTCTATGGAGAAGTTTATTTAGGACTTTAGAGAATTATTATGTATTAACACAGAATACAGtttgtttgaatcccaggtccaccaagctaccactgctggtcccctgaacaaggccattaaccctcaattggtcAGATTTATAAATGAGGTAGATGTAAGTCACTGGGAATAAAGGAGTCTCCcacatgccataaatgtaatgtaaatgtaaagacagaTGCTATTCAGCTAGACTAACACTTTTACATTCAAACTCTAGGTGATTCTTATGACTTAGTTTCCTGTCATTAGCTCAATAATGTAAGCAGTCGTCTCACCTGTaatgactgaacacacagcaaCCCCAAAACTACCACATTAACATATGAATTTCACTGTATTACAAAACAACATGTCAAACCAAGTgctatttatattaaacacaccacaaacacacttttcccccaaacacatttctaaataaaagattaaatattacaaaaaagtaCTTGGACACACAATAGTGGCTTCATTACtgtgtttcagtatttattttgccCCCTGTTTACGTAGTTAAACTTCCCTTTAAGTGtgactttagcagtgacattaacagtgaggagacgttacctgtgtagaagtgatgagtctccatctttaaacCCCAGAGGAAGATCCTTAGAccagtcactcttcatggagatacagctgtgtgttggtgattctgatctctttctcttgagtttactgtacaacattatacacagtcctttagtcatttatatacacactttattttacttacagtatatttccctttaagtgtgactttagcagtgacattaacagtgaggagatgttacctgtgtagaagtgatgagtctccatctttaaacCTCACAGGAACCTCAATAGACTGatcactcttcatggagatacagctgtgtgttggtgattctgatctctttctcttgagtttactgtacaacattatacacagtcctttagtcatttatatacacactttattttacttacagtatatttccctttaagtgtgactttagcagtgacattaacagtgaggagatgttacctgtgtagaagtgatgagtctccatctttaaacCTCACAGGAACCTCAATAGACTGatcactcttcatggagatacagctgtgtgttggtgattctgatctctttccctggagtttactgtacaacattatacacagtcctttagtcatttatatacacactttattttacttacattaaacaatacattttcaCTGTGAATTAGTGACTGTTAGAtgtgtatagttatatactgtaatagtaaaacatttggttaaatcattacatatttactaataataataatttagatgtgaatatttaatgactAGAACACAAGGATGTTGTAGATTACCAGATGTTTGATGGTGTAGAAACATTATCTGTGTCCAGATAAGGAGTCTCCATCTTTATATATTAGtaaagtttacacacaaacacacagctgagtcctgaagagtctgatctcttctgaTGGAATGGATCACACTcctagaaaacacacaaacaaatgtgtaCAATCATTTTCACATCtttatttgtaaagaaaaatgcTGCTCTTTAGTTTAAATATCCTGTTTAAAACCCCTGTAATGTTTACTTCCCCATAAAGTGCAGAGAGGAAGCTGAAAGCTCTGTACAGTACTTACATCATACTGactttaatatacaatatatccaCATTCTTCTAACACAAAGTCCATCAAATAATCTAATAACTTACCTTTAGACAACAGGCCTTGTTCTGTCACATTAATATCACCGTTT encodes the following:
- the LOC113663805 gene encoding protein NLRC3-like isoform X2, which produces METPYLDTDNVSTPSNICKLQGKRSESPTHSCISMKSDQSIEVPVRFKDGDSSLLHSKLKRKRSESPTHSCISMKSDQSIEVPVRFKDGDSSLLHSKLKRKRSESPTHSCISMKSDWSKDLPLGFKDGDSSLLHSKLQGKRSESPTHSCISMKSHESMDHHQEVKAVDSSLLHRYDPESAGGNEFQKKFKLNLMKKFQCLNGVIINLGTQTLLNEIYTELYITEGDSGEVNNEHEVRQIEAASRRTTTEETPIKCNDIFKPLSEQDKPIRTVLTKGVAGIGKTVSVQKFIVDWAEGKVNQDVHLIFPLPFRELNLMKDQKLSLMELLHVFFKETKETEMSSLEKVLFIFDGLDECRFPLDFQNTVRVCDVTESASVPVLLINLIKGNLLPSALIWITSRPAAADQIPSECLDRVTEVRGFNDPQKEEYFRKRISDQSLTNNIITHLKSLRSLYIMCHIPVFCWITVTVLERMLGEAESGEIPKTLTQMYTHFLIIQTNIIREKYSKKQESDEEMLLKLGQLAFQQLKKGNLIFYDEDLRECGIDVREAAVYSGVCTQIFREEFGLHHSKVYCFVHLSIQEHLAALYVHLTFMKEKRNVLKQNQVSERWMKENTISNVHRVAVFQALKSKTGHLDLFLRFLLGLSLKSNQKLLHVLVKKAGSSSQSIKETVQYIKKKISKNLPTEKSINLFHCLNELGDNSLVEKIQHYLKSGKQSKLSSSQLSALVFVLLTSAQELDEFDLSKYFSTDKITEDVVLKMMPVIEASSKAIISCDSLGVKSWSSLVSALRSETSKLRELHLTVKTLNLSRNKLGDSEVKILSAVLENPHCKVETLNLCLHWRTVSEWRLDSSES
- the LOC113663805 gene encoding NLR family CARD domain-containing protein 3-like isoform X1 yields the protein METPYLDTDNVSTPSNICKLQGKRSESPTHSCISMKSDQSIEVPVRFKDGDSSLLHSKLKRKRSESPTHSCISMKSDQSIEVPVRFKDGDSSLLHSKLKRKRSESPTHSCISMKSDWSKDLPLGFKDGDSSLLHSKLQGKRSESPTHSCISMKSHESMDHHQEVKAVDSSLLHRYDPESAGGNEFQKKFKLNLMKKFQCLNGVIINLGTQTLLNEIYTELYITEGDSGEVNNEHEVRQIEAASRRTTTEETPIKCNDIFKPLSEQDKPIRTVLTKGVAGIGKTVSVQKFIVDWAEGKVNQDVHLIFPLPFRELNLMKDQKLSLMELLHVFFKETKETEMSSLEKVLFIFDGLDECRFPLDFQNTVRVCDVTESASVPVLLINLIKGNLLPSALIWITSRPAAADQIPSECLDRVTEVRGFNDPQKEEYFRKRISDQSLTNNIITHLKSLRSLYIMCHIPVFCWITVTVLERMLGEAESGEIPKTLTQMYTHFLIIQTNIIREKYSKKQESDEEMLLKLGQLAFQQLKKGNLIFYDEDLRECGIDVREAAVYSGVCTQIFREEFGLHHSKVYCFVHLSIQEHLAALYVHLTFMKEKRNVLKQNQVSERWMKENTISNVHRVAVFQALKSKTGHLDLFLRFLLGLSLKSNQKLLHVLVKKAGSSSQSIKETVQYIKKKISKNLPTEKSINLFHCLNELGDNSLVEKIQHYLKSGKQSKLSSSQLSALVFVLLTSAQELDEFDLSKYFSTDKITEDVVLKMMPVIEASSKAIISCDSLGVKSWSSLVSALRSETSKLRELHLTVKTLNLSRNKLGDSEVKILSAVLENPHCKVETLKLCDCDVSDEGCAALTSALRSNPSHLRELDLSCNKLGDSGVKILSAVLENPHCKLETLR